In Gossypium arboreum isolate Shixiya-1 chromosome 5, ASM2569848v2, whole genome shotgun sequence, a single genomic region encodes these proteins:
- the LOC108466263 gene encoding uncharacterized protein LOC108466263 yields MMRQSKERRALRLFIRNLVISLLTLVSIGFLGAEKIAYEWIFLIVILLISFIILYREINKKKNWILLLLIHFLLVILAFILRSFLSEMISTLLGVSLVFCFSSDSSGGGHLPLPSPGPSAPASSNNSDADSFGINVILESWPTTESERQSSASAETGTSVNKPESGRVPPANQVPPRGNEAGPSNQPPQGVPYPYQENQIIGGDSILAIERRLLAHKPTPSDHELYMARIQAEDLFEVKVEIIKLMAVLDPTGDWMGQGARALDNPRTTTGEESLERLHAFLDDLNQNGKGSETFLQLKGKVFLRMDPPVNSSS; encoded by the coding sequence atgatgcGACAAAGTAAAGAGAGGAGAGCACTTAGACTATTTATTAGAAACCTAgtaatttctttgcttacacttGTTAGCATAGGATTTCTAGGAGCAGAAAAAATCGCCTATGAATGGATCTTTCTTATAGTCATTCTATTAATAAGTTTCATTATTTTATATcgggaaataaataaaaaaaagaattgGATTCTTTTGTTGCTAATCCATTTTTTGTTAGTGATTTTGGCTTTTATCTTACGCTCTTTCCTATCCGAGATGATTTCGACTTTGCTAGGAGTTTCTTTGGTTTTTTGCTTTTCTTCGGACTCGAGTGGGGGTGGACATCTTCCTCTTCCGAGTCCGGGCCCTTCCGCTCCAGCAAGCTCCAATAATTCTGATGCTGATTCTTTCGGCATCAATGTTATATTGGAGAGTTGGCCAACAACCGAAAGCGAAAGACAGTCGTCAGCCTCAGCAGAAACGGGCACGTCGGTGAATAAGCCAGAATCTGGACGTGTGCCGCCTGCTAATCAAGTACCTCCCCGGGGGAACGAAGCTGGTCCATCGAATCAGCCCCCACAAGGGGTCCCCTATCCGTATCAAGAAAATCAAATTATAGGGGGGGATTCGATCCTAGCGATCGAACGGCGCCTTTTGGCGCACAAACCCACGCCTTCGGACCACGAGCTCTACATGGCTCGTATTCAAGCCGAAGATCTTTTCGAGGTCAAGGTCGAGATTATCAAACTCATGGCGGTCCTTGACCCAACGGGGGATTGGATGGGGCAGGGAGCCCGGGCCCTGGATAATCCGAGGACCACCACGGGGGAAGAGTCGTTGGAAAGGCTCCATGCCTTTTTGGACGATCTCAATCAAAACGGCAAGGGATCCGAAACCTTTCTACAATTAAAAGGGAAGGTTTTCCTTAGGATGGATCCCCCTGTTAACTCTTCCTCATAG
- the LOC128292683 gene encoding uncharacterized protein LOC128292683 yields MRIRRKSLQPNQVFGLILQVTTTSSWRRRKTRHSGEPPGGVVRSGFSTPRQNKTAPKQTKRCVPHSRGTASDILEEGGDDVKSAWPLWAGPHTCYNGNYNGKQGCKAERIRKDCLSSDCSLQLGNMKLESLVIADQHAAVNMYPGPVHTARHTLGIGFARSIGPMITHDFCVPLVPQRLLVVLLAHTTVGSSTGVKS; encoded by the exons ATGCGCATAAGGAGAAAGTCTTTGCAACCGAA TCAAGTTTTTGGCCTTATCTTGCAGGTGACGACGACGTCGAGTTGGCGGCGGAGAAAGACTCGGCATTCAGGCGAGCCGCCCGGTGGTGTGGTACGTAGTGGGTTTAGTACGCCCCGCCAAAACAAAACGGCTCCGAAACAAACAAAAAGGTGCGTGCCGCACTCACGAGGGACTGCCAGTGATATACTGGAGGAAGGTGGGGATGACGTCAAGTCCGCATGGCCCTTATGGGCTGGGCCACACACGTGCTACAATGGCAATTACAATGGGAAGCAAGGCTGTAAGGCGGAGCGAATCCGGAAAGATTGCCTCAGTTCGGATTGTTCTCTGCAACTCGGGAACATGAAGTTGGAATCGCTAGTAATCGCGGATCAGCATGCCGCGGTGAATATGTACCCGGGCCCTGTACACACCGCCCGTCACACCCTGGGAATTGGTTTCGCCCGAAGCATCGGACCAATGATCACCCATGACTTCTGTGTACCACTAGTGCCACAAAGGCTTTTGGTGGTCTTATTGGCGCATACCACGGTGGGGTCTTCGACTGGGGTGAAGTCGTAA
- the LOC108472149 gene encoding protein PARTING DANCERS, whose product MANFKSGYADPVLENPCSKVTKSSVSAGVCMMNTIWRDQQHPSFINFISSFLAANSFRLNFVPIAPDFIFNCGGLSVAFIFVTKWDCGNVETIFSRAKKLKAQFAHLYVTLNLPTRDQNDSFLCSYFKYEMQLGRPTFVPVQDIEMGFEKIVKIAHSCGVSKQQEVKTKLKAERNQSVQQLENFIRVVTSIPGIDNHDANALNQAIGSIEGIAKASKEYILETTDLSADNAETIVRFFRDSKFYLCPKII is encoded by the exons ATGGCGAATTTCAAATCAGGCTACGCGGATCCAGTGCTTGAAAATCCATGTTCCAAGGTGACGAAGAGTTCAG TTTCTGCTGGGGTTTGCATGATGAACACTATCTGGAGGGACCAACAACACCCATCTTTCATCAATTTCATCTCCTCCTTCCTAGCTGCAAATTCTTTCCGCCTTAACTTTGTTCCAATTGCCCCT GACTTCATTTTCAATTGTGGAGGATTGTCTGTAGCATTTATTTTTGTAACAAAATGGGATTGCGGCAATGTCGAAACAATATTCAGCAG GGCAAAAAAGCTCAAGGCTCAGTTTGCTCATCTCTACGTCACTCTTAACCTTCCAACTAGGGACCAAAATGATTCTTTTCTGTGCTCTTACTTCAA GTATGAAATGCAGCTTGGTAGACCTACATTTGTGCCAGTTCAAGACATTGAGATGGGTTTCGAAAAGATTGTGAAGATAGCTCACTCTTGTGGAG TTAGCAAACAGCAAGAGGTTAAAACAAAATTGAAAGCTGAG AGGAACCAATCAGTGCAGCAGTTGGAAAATTTCATTAGAGTGGTAACATCCATACCAGGGATTGATAACCACGATGCAAATGCG CTAAATCAAGCAATTGGTTCAATTGAAGGGATTGCTAAAGCATCAAAAGAATACATTTTAGAAACTACAGACCTTTCTGCAGACAATGCTGAGACAATTGTAAGGTTTTTCAGAGATTCAAAGTTTTACCTGTGTCCTAAAATCATTTAA